The Halioglobus maricola genome segment AGCGGCAATGCGGTGTCGCGCTTCTGGCAAGTACTGGTGGATGCAGGATATATTGTCACTGTGCGTACCACCCGCGGCGACGATATCGACGCCGCATGCGGCCAATTGGTTGGCCAGGTGGTAGACCGCACCCGCCGCAGCGAGCGCTATCGCCAGGCTGCGGAACAGAATAACGATCAAGCAGCGGGGCAGGCTACGTGACTAAAGGGACTATTAATATTTCAGCGCTCAGGATGATCGCCGTGGCTATGGTTGCCCTGGTTATGAGTGGCTGTATTTCTACCAAAGAGACGGTATTTACCGATAAGGCCGACCCTGAGAAGGCGTTGGAATACCGGGTGGAGCTGGCACGCAAGTACATCGGTGAGGGCAACTGGGACAACGCAAAACGCAATCTGAGCCTGGCCACCGAAATTGACCCCAAGAACGCCGAGGTGCACGAGGCTTTCGCGTTGGTCTACCAGAGTACGGGCGAGTTTGAGCTCGCGGAGCAGAGCTATCAGGAAGCGCTCAGGCTCGACAAGAATTTTTCACGCGCGCGCAATAATTACGCCGCTTATCTCTACTCCCAGGGTCGCTACAAGGACGCCCAGAAAGAGCTGGAGCTTGTTGTGCAAGACACGCTCTACAAGGGCCGCCCGCGCGCATTTGTAAACCTCGGCCTGTGTCGAGTGCAGAACTTTGATCCCCAGGGCGCCGAAGAGGCTTTCCGTCGCGCCCTCACTATGGATCGCACCAACAGTATTGCCCTGCTGGAATTGGCGCAGTTGCGCTACGACGCTGCTGACTATGAAACAGCAGGCCGTTACTACGACACCTACCGTTCGGTGATTCGCCAGCAATCTTCGCGCGGCCTCTGGTTGGGTGTTCGTCTCGCGCGGCAGCAAGGAGACCTGAACGCCGAGGGTAGTTATGCCCTGGCACTGCAGAACCTGTACCCGGATTCGGCCGAATTTGAGGCCTACAAGCGGACCCTGTAAGCGTGACTAGCGACATTTCAGCACAGGCAGAGATATTTATGACTCCGGGCAGCATGCTGCGGTCTGCTCGCCTGAGCCAGGGGCTGGGTGAGCGTGAGGTCGCGGATCGGCTCAACCTGATGCCGGACTATGTCGCGATCCTGGAACGCGATGCCTACCAGGATCTGCGCAGTCCCGCTTTCGCGCGAGGTTATGTGCGCAGCTATGGCCAACTGATGGGCCTGGACGAAGCACGATTACTCAAGGCATTCGATGAGCATTGCCAGGACCTGGGCCAGGAAAAGAAACGTGTTGAAACCAAATCCCTGCAACTCCAGAGCACAGGCTTCGCTGTTGTGGTTGGCCTGGCAACCTTGCTGCTGCTGTTTGCCGGCTTGTGGTTGTGGCGAGGTGAATGATGAAAACTGAATCACCGATCAAGCGACGAGTCTCGCGCAAAATCTGGGTTGGCGATGTGCCGGTAGGCGGCGATGCCCCGATCAGTGTGCAGAGCATGACCAATACCGAGACCTGTGATGTAGCGGCGACCGTAGCCCAGGTGCAGGCGATTGCCGATGCCGGTGCAGATATCGTGCGGGTATCGGTTCCCAGTATGGATGCCGCCGAGGCGTTTCGCGATATCCGCAGTCAGGTGAGCGTGCCACTGGTGGCAGATATTCATTTCGATCACAAAATTGCGCTGAAAGTCGCTGAATACGGCGTGGATTGCCTTCGCATCAACCCGGGCAATATCGGCCGCGACGACAAGGTCAGGGAAGTGATAAGCAGTGCCCGGGATAAAGGCATCCCGATTCGGATCGGCGTCAATGCCGGCTCTCTGGGCAAGGAATTGCAGCGCAAGTACGGCGAGCCTACTGCCGAAGCGCTGGTGGAATCGGCGATGCATCACGTCGACATTCTGGACAAGCATGATTTCCAGGATTTCAAAGTATCTGTGAAGGCCTCGGAAGTCTTTATGGCGGTGGAAGCCTATCGATTGCTGGCCAGGCAAATTGAACAGCCGCTGCATCTGGGAATTACCGAGGCGGGTGGCCTGCGTGGCGGAACCGTCAAATCGGCCGTGGGCCTGGGCATGCTGCTGATGGATGGTATTGGCGATACGATCCGTATTTCCCTTGCCGCCGACCCGGTGGAAGAGGTGAAAGTCGGGTTTGAGATTCTCAAGAGCCTCAAGCTGCGCACCAATGGTATTAATTTTATCGCCTGCCCCAGCTGCTCGCGCCAGAATTTCGATGTGATCGGTACCATGAACGCACTGGAGCAGCGCCTCGAGGATATTCGCACGCCGATGGATGTGGCCGTGATCGGCTGTATCGTCAACGGCCCTGGCGAGGCGCGCGAGGCGGATGTCGGATTGACAGGCGCTTCTCCGAGTAACCTGATTTATGTGGACGGTGAGCCTGACCACAAGATCAATAATGAAGAATTTGTCGATCATCTGGAGAAGGTGATCCGGGACAAGGCAGCACTGCTGGAACAGTCGCGTGCAGAGCAAGAGGAAAAACTGATCCTCAAGAGCTCGGCCTGAACATCGCCCTGAATAAGGAATACGTGTGAGTACGATCAGAGCCGTCCGCGGGATGAATGACATCCTGCCGGATGAGACCCCCTACTGGCAGTACATCGAAACTGTGATCCGGCAGTTGATGTCCGGCTATGGCTATAGCGAGATTCGGATGCCGATCGTGGAGCGGACAGATCTGTTCCGCCGGGGCGTGGGTGAGGTCACTGACATCGTTGAGAAGGAAATGTACACCTTCGAGGATCGCAGTGAAGACAGCCTGACCTTGCGCCCTGAAGGTACCGCAGGCTGCGTGCGTGCGGCGATTCAGCACGGCTTGCTCAATATGGCCCAGCGGCTGTGGTACACAGGCCCGATGTTTCGCTACGAGCGCCCTCAGAAAGGGCGCCAGCGCCAGTTTCACCAGGTAGGTGCCGAGGCATTTGGCATTGCCAGCCCCGATATGGATGCAGAGATGATTCTGCTGACGGCGCGTCTCTGGCGTGACCTGGGTGTGGCCGAGCATGTTGAGCTGCAGCTGAATTCGATCGGCAGTGCTGATGCGCGGCAGGCTTACAAAGATGCACTGGTAGTGTATCTGCGCGAGCGCGCTGAGCAGTTGGATGAAGACAGCCAGCGCCGGCTCGACAGCAATCCACTGCGGATTCTGGATAGTAAGAATCCGGATACCCAGGCGTTGTTGGACGGCGCGCCTGCGCTTGGCGATTTTCTTGACGAGGAGTCGCAGGCAGATTTCGCTCGCCTGTGTGAGCTGCTCGATGCTGCGGGTGTGCCTTACACCGTGAACCAGCGTCTGGTGCGTGGGCTCGATTACTACAACAAGACCGTGTTTGAGTGGGTGACTGACCAGCTTGGAGCCCAGGGCACTGTCTGTGGTGGTGGCCGTTATGATGGCCTTGTTGAGCAACTCGGTGGTAAGGCTGTTCCCGGCGTAGGTTTCGCCATGGGTTTGGAACGGCTGGTGTTATTGCTGGAAGCCTGTGACACTCTGCCGGGCGCCAATGCCCAGGCGGACATATACGTTGTCAGCTTTGGTGATGACGCACAGCGTCAGGCCGTTGCTGCTACCGAGCGCCTGCGCGATAGCGCCAGCGCGCTGAGAATCGTGCAACACACGGGTGGTGGCAGTTTTAAAAGCCAGATGAAAAAGGCCGACAAGTCCGGCGCACGGGTCGCCCTGATCTGGGGTGAGGACGAAGTAGCCGCGGGCACTGTGAGCCTGAAGGCCCTGCGGGCCGAAGACAAAGAGCAAATCACCCAGCAGGCAGTGCCGCTGGACGAACTGGAACAGACCCTGCGCACATTGTTTGCCGGGTGAAATAGGTAGAGGAAGTAACAGAAGTGGATCAGTACCGCACAGAAGAAGAACAGGTTGAAGCGCTGAAAAAGTGGTGGGATGAGAATGGTCGTTCCATCATCGTTTCGGTCATTGTGGCCCTGGGTGTTGGCTTTGGTTGGCAAGGCTGGCAGAAGTACACCGCGGATGAAGCCGCAGCAGCCTCGGAACGTTACCAGGCGCTGCTGCAGGAAATGGCGCAGATCTCGGATGCCGAGGGGCAGCAGACCGCCATCACAATGGCCCGTGAAATCAAGACTGAGCACAGCCGCAGCACGTATGCTGAATTTGCCGGCCTGCATCTGGCGCGCCTGGCGGCAGTGCGGGGAGATATGGCAGAGGCTGAGGCGCAACTGCGCTGGGTGCTTGGCCGCGCTGACAAAGGCAGCGAGGTATACCAGCTTGCCCAGTTGCGCCTGGCACGCGTTCTCGCCTCCAACGGCGACACTGCTCAGGCGAAGTCCATACTTGACGGCACCGATGCAGGCGCCCACGAGGCCTCTTACGCGGTGGCTCGTGGCGATATCGCCATGCTGGAAGGCAACGAGGAAGAAGCGCGCGCTGCCTATACTCAGGCCCTGAGCCTGGCCGCACAGAGTGGGGGCGGCCAAGTGAGTCTCAGTCTGGTGCAGCAGAAACTGCAGAGCCTGAGCCCGGTGATGCCGCGTGATATTGAGGCGGTTGCACCCGTCGCGCCAGTCGCGCAGGACCCCACTGAAACCACGGAAGCTACTGAGGCACAGGAGTAAGCTATGCGAGGCAATAAGCTTTGGATCGCTGCGCTACTGATGTCCGTTGTCCTCAGTGGCTGCAGTACCGTCAAAGGCT includes the following:
- the pilW gene encoding type IV pilus biogenesis/stability protein PilW codes for the protein MTKGTINISALRMIAVAMVALVMSGCISTKETVFTDKADPEKALEYRVELARKYIGEGNWDNAKRNLSLATEIDPKNAEVHEAFALVYQSTGEFELAEQSYQEALRLDKNFSRARNNYAAYLYSQGRYKDAQKELELVVQDTLYKGRPRAFVNLGLCRVQNFDPQGAEEAFRRALTMDRTNSIALLELAQLRYDAADYETAGRYYDTYRSVIRQQSSRGLWLGVRLARQQGDLNAEGSYALALQNLYPDSAEFEAYKRTL
- a CDS encoding helix-turn-helix domain-containing protein; translated protein: MTSDISAQAEIFMTPGSMLRSARLSQGLGEREVADRLNLMPDYVAILERDAYQDLRSPAFARGYVRSYGQLMGLDEARLLKAFDEHCQDLGQEKKRVETKSLQLQSTGFAVVVGLATLLLLFAGLWLWRGE
- the ispG gene encoding flavodoxin-dependent (E)-4-hydroxy-3-methylbut-2-enyl-diphosphate synthase, encoding MKTESPIKRRVSRKIWVGDVPVGGDAPISVQSMTNTETCDVAATVAQVQAIADAGADIVRVSVPSMDAAEAFRDIRSQVSVPLVADIHFDHKIALKVAEYGVDCLRINPGNIGRDDKVREVISSARDKGIPIRIGVNAGSLGKELQRKYGEPTAEALVESAMHHVDILDKHDFQDFKVSVKASEVFMAVEAYRLLARQIEQPLHLGITEAGGLRGGTVKSAVGLGMLLMDGIGDTIRISLAADPVEEVKVGFEILKSLKLRTNGINFIACPSCSRQNFDVIGTMNALEQRLEDIRTPMDVAVIGCIVNGPGEAREADVGLTGASPSNLIYVDGEPDHKINNEEFVDHLEKVIRDKAALLEQSRAEQEEKLILKSSA
- the hisS gene encoding histidine--tRNA ligase; this encodes MSTIRAVRGMNDILPDETPYWQYIETVIRQLMSGYGYSEIRMPIVERTDLFRRGVGEVTDIVEKEMYTFEDRSEDSLTLRPEGTAGCVRAAIQHGLLNMAQRLWYTGPMFRYERPQKGRQRQFHQVGAEAFGIASPDMDAEMILLTARLWRDLGVAEHVELQLNSIGSADARQAYKDALVVYLRERAEQLDEDSQRRLDSNPLRILDSKNPDTQALLDGAPALGDFLDEESQADFARLCELLDAAGVPYTVNQRLVRGLDYYNKTVFEWVTDQLGAQGTVCGGGRYDGLVEQLGGKAVPGVGFAMGLERLVLLLEACDTLPGANAQADIYVVSFGDDAQRQAVAATERLRDSASALRIVQHTGGGSFKSQMKKADKSGARVALIWGEDEVAAGTVSLKALRAEDKEQITQQAVPLDELEQTLRTLFAG
- a CDS encoding YfgM family protein encodes the protein MDQYRTEEEQVEALKKWWDENGRSIIVSVIVALGVGFGWQGWQKYTADEAAAASERYQALLQEMAQISDAEGQQTAITMAREIKTEHSRSTYAEFAGLHLARLAAVRGDMAEAEAQLRWVLGRADKGSEVYQLAQLRLARVLASNGDTAQAKSILDGTDAGAHEASYAVARGDIAMLEGNEEEARAAYTQALSLAAQSGGGQVSLSLVQQKLQSLSPVMPRDIEAVAPVAPVAQDPTETTEATEAQE